The DNA region aactaaagtaactagtaactaaagctggaacagatgaatgtagtggagtaactaaagtaactagtaactaaagctggaacagatgaatgtagtggagtaaaaagtccaatatttctttctgaactgtagtggagtagaagtagaaagtggcacttgagaaaagactcaagttaagtacaagttcctcaacatttggacttaagtgcagtactggagtaaatgtatgttatgtatctacagtactggagtaaatgtacttagttacattccaccaatgGGTGTGCTTTCAAATACTGAACAGAGCCAGTGAAGGACGGGCCATCTGGAATCtgggcaaatgccagaaggTCCACCCCATATGGGCCACTACTGATTATagatcttatttattttatgcatgcagccacaaatattcCAGCTTGTACTGCAGTGAGGGGCGTGTGAAGAGTCCCTCAGAAGGCTGAGTTACTAATTTATTATTGACAACAATGGGGCAAATACCAGGGCTGTTCTCTGCTGCCAGTCTGTCACTGAACAGAGCCAAACTGGCTGTCCCCAAAATTGGACTTTGTGATAAAGACAAAAAGTAAATAGTAGATGCACGCAATCGCCATTCATTAAAGATagaatatactttattaatcccacaccaGGGAAATTCCTGtactacagcagctcaaaagaagaaaaaatgtacacacatcacaataacacaaatacacattaagtagacagGAGAAAAATtatacataaagtataagaaatagaaaaaatagaatagttataatgtattatatatatatatatatatatatatatatatatatatatatatatatatatatatatatatagtaataaaacaaacctatttacacaataaacacccttatataaacagacagtatataaacagatatacagatgaataGATAAGACATTGCATAGTTGGAGATAACAGAGTGGTAACTAAATATGtatagtgcagaatattgtccagtgatggctcatatagcagaaacagctagcagtgctacactattacattaaattaaattatgttttgGATGAACTAGTTTAGGATTGTTGTACTAAAGAATAAGTTTTGTTTGATTTTAGCAAATTAACAGCCTAGAACTCAGTCACATGGATAAATATACACCTTTTTTTGTCACAACCATAGTTATGAGAACCTTTTCATTTTGAATAGGCTAATTTAAGTTTTTGCAAATGTGTTTCTCCAAACGTTTGGTTTGTGTAATACATGTATGTCACCAACGCGGAATGTTACATGGGTGTTACTCTATCTACACCCTGTATTACACCACACCCTGTATTAAATTACATACTTAGGGAGTTTTAACACATGCTCATCTTTACTTTCGGTTTCTCCTGGTGTAACGGTTAATAACGTCTCCCCAAATCATGGACGTATAAGAGATTCGATTACGTTCCCCTGTGGTGTCCGAAAAACTCAGTTAATACCAAAATGtataatgttaaacatatgTAGTGTCTCTTTGTAAGACTGTTTCTATTTTTCGGatttctcctttttatttttttaaaacgaGGGACTTGCTAAGGGAACCATGGCGGCGCAAAGCATGACCCGCCCTaatctgcctctgattggctagaactcgttgCCTCGGTATTTGGATTGGTTATGATAAGATAGGTTAGCCAATcggaggcagagtagggcgggtcttagagtgaggttttttttcttccattacATCAGCAGAAACGCCTCACACAGaacaaggaaggaaggaagggtgTTGCCTCTTGTCGACGAGTGGCGAGCTAAAAACTCGACGTTTTGAGGTAATGAAGGTCGATATTCTTCCTCTCGTGTGTTGACCTGAGAACATGGAGAAACTGACCGGGTGTTGGCTACTGATGGCGGCGCTGAACTTCGCTCTAGCCCAGGACAAGGTAACCCCGACATACTTCAAGGATGGCGGGGAGCTAACGATGGTCGTGAGGCCTACTTCTTCTGAACGTCTCTACAACATCCTGTGGAAGATTAACGGTGACCTGTTGGCTGAGTGGATCAAAGATCAAGTCACAGGTGAAGATTTGGTTCCTTTGACTTATTACAGAACCTTTATTGGCCGCACAGCCCTGAATTTAACCACTGGACGTTTGGTAATCAGCAAAATGACTAAAGCTGACATGGGGGTGTATTCAGTGGAAGTCAACAACAAGGTCCAGAATGAGAAATATAACGCTGTATTGATCAAAGAAGTCCCCCAGCCTGATATATGGATCAGACCGTTGACCTGTTCCCCCGATTCGGACCGTTGTACGCTGGTCTGTCACGGAGAGGTCAAAGACGCTGGACCGGTCATCTACAGCTGGAAGAAGGATGGAGGAGAGTGGAAGGAGTCAGGAAAGGACTTGGACATCACCAAGAGTGGGACATCAGATGTGAAGACCTTCACCTGCCGGATACAGAACCCAgtcagcgagagagagagtaaacCCAAAGATAACCCGTTCTTAGAGAAGGAGGTAGGTGGCTCTGGAGTTGGGGCTGGCATCATAGTGACCGTCCTTTTGGCTGTGGCTGTGGCTGTGGGTGCGGCTGTTACTGGTACGTTATGGCATTTCAAGAAAGGCCCCTTCAAGAATAAAGGTGACAATGGACAGTCCTCAACAGACAAGTCAAGAGAACTAGATAAATTAAACGCGAAGCCAGACGGCACTGATGCTACAGATGAAAATGGACAGCCACCTGCTACTTCTGGTAACAATGCAGATGATCGACTACATAAAGACCCCCCGAATCCAGACGCCTAAGGAACTGATTGAAGTGTGGAACTGTGTCTCATGGAAATATGATCTGATACAGACTCAGACTGCTTTTGCTGgctgcacacatttttttttaaagcattcaGCTGTGTTCATCATCGATTGTTACGTGACGCAGAGACGTTAACAAACTGGATCCCCAAAACAGTAAGACCTTGGCTGAGAAGAGCATGAACACATCATTGTTATATCTTCTGGTTGAACAACAGACACGagcctttttacaaattatacagcttgcTGCTGTTTCATTTTCGGCCTGAAAATATAGCCACATGGCGCtccttcgtgtgtgtgtgtgtctgtgtgtgtgtgtgtgtgtgtgtgtgtgtgtttgtacagtatgtatttaggggtgtgtgtgtgtgtgtgtgtgtgtgtgtgtgtgtgtgtgtgtgtatatacagtaggttGTTGCTAATAAGGGCTGGTTGATATGTGCTGCAATTATACAGATTATTCTCATTGTGGATTATTTtctagatgaatggattagttgtctggtctctaaaatgtctgaaatgatGATTAGTGTTTCCCCAAAGTCCCAAGATGGCGTCCTCAAATGTCtaattttgtccacaactcaaagatattcagtttcctgtcagagaggagagaaggaactagaacaatattcacatttaacaagctgacatcagagaatattgtctttttttcataaaagaaATGACTCAAAACAATTGCTCGATTACCAAAATAGTTGTTGATTAGTTTAATAATTGAacactaattgattaatctttgcagctctacattcACCGTTGATTTAAACATTTCAGCTGGAATTCATAGTATTACGACAATTGCACATGATCCAAAGATAGGGCTGCCATATTAAAGGCTGAGATATTAATTTCCACCTAGCTCTGAAGAAGCCAAAAGACAATGTCACCTCTGACTCATCAGTGACTCATGGGAATAATGTCTCTAGAAACATTTAGAGGAACTGTGTCTAAGTTTGGATGAACTTGACTAAAACACAGAAGCACTTATttaacagtccctccagaaaaatatgattatgcaatcgcataattcaatgcataatcagccaaagtctgcatatttatattATGCATTTTTTTCAGATACGCTGCAttttcgctgcataaattgaCGATTTCCGGcacttttttaaaatctttttcatcaaacagaagtttttgcaagttcctgcaatttcatggcataaaattgcataaatatcatatagcatattccatcgcatttttttaagaaaacgtgccgcataatctaggattttttgcccgcaacaatcacaaaaaaacttttctggaaggactgaattAAACCATGGCTCATACTTACACTTAAGGAATGTTCTACCTGTCAATGTTTTCCATCTTTCTCTTAAAGGGGACATGAGTTGAATGTACATAGTGTAAACATATCATATTACACATGCTGTTATGACCAGATAAAAAGATGatgtgattttttatttttttaagtgtatgttAAAGGTAGATGTCAAAGCATTTGGACCATCCATATACAGCATGCTACATATGATATGAATCAACCTGGACTATCATCTTTTTCTAAGCACTGTCTacggctgcacgatatgaggaaaatgtctAATTATGATTATTGTGACTACTGTTGTGATTCAAGATATTGATGGGAATACGATCTACGATCTATAGTCCAgaacgtctctgcagcaccacagtaCTTCATTCAGGatggtttgacacattttgcctttaacaaatattgcacccCCTGCAAcattagtccatattgcgattttgataaaattgtgATTCATTGTGCAGCCCTCGCCCTGTCTCTTGTATTCTACATGGTGTGTTTTGCTTTTATTGTCGTCCTCATTTAGTCACATGTCCTCTTGGTGACGAGGCAGAGATCAGAAAAAAACCACTTAAtgccatttttttaatttattatagtTAGCACTTGTTTTAATTTGCTGTTTATACAATGTGCCTTATCAATAAATCTATGACCCTGCTATACTGactactatttttatttatttttttattcaatggtTTCACTTAATATTTTACAAATAATTCTAAGCagcatacaaataaaatacaacatagctaattaaataataagaaaaccataccaaaacaataataaaaaaaaagataaaatacatTCTGataaattaactaaattaatttgagttcatttataattttattttaatttaggaAGTGGTGGGCTTTAATCAATATATACTTTAAGTAACTCAACAAGTCTCAAGGCACTTCTTTTTCCcaccttttttaaagtttgaaaacaacatttt from Perca flavescens isolate YP-PL-M2 chromosome 17, PFLA_1.0, whole genome shotgun sequence includes:
- the LOC114571942 gene encoding uncharacterized protein LOC114571942, whose amino-acid sequence is MEKLTGCWLLMAALNFALAQDKVTPTYFKDGGELTMVVRPTSSERLYNILWKINGDLLAEWIKDQVTGEDLVPLTYYRTFIGRTALNLTTGRLVISKMTKADMGVYSVEVNNKVQNEKYNAVLIKEVPQPDIWIRPLTCSPDSDRCTLVCHGEVKDAGPVIYSWKKDGGEWKESGKDLDITKSGTSDVKTFTCRIQNPVSERESKPKDNPFLEKEVGGSGVGAGIIVTVLLAVAVAVGAAVTGTLWHFKKGPFKNKGDNGQSSTDKSRELDKLNAKPDGTDATDENGQPPATSGNNADDRLHKDPPNPDA